Proteins from a genomic interval of Streptomyces sp. NBC_01445:
- a CDS encoding bestrophin-like domain, with the protein MNWFTSLPAAVLVVGWLFLALLVAAVARVGVRALVPVGEQARVPQIATPLMPTLGAAFAIFAALTLASEASYLRAAEGLVSDEAAAASRLGWAATSPRVQSEPIHAALLDYLQTARVREWEGAAAASGDDPATARAIARLERSVRAEAARPELGTPASTELLVSLDSVTSSRRARIAAASRDVPALYVVTLVVSGLALIVNAGALIFRSSLRTSLLVVGVASVVGLSLALLFALSAPWSGPFIVSGHPLDAVIGDLKSGFFGRGP; encoded by the coding sequence GTGAACTGGTTTACCTCGCTGCCGGCGGCAGTGCTGGTTGTGGGCTGGCTCTTCCTTGCCCTACTGGTCGCGGCCGTCGCACGGGTCGGCGTCCGGGCGCTCGTACCGGTCGGGGAACAGGCCAGGGTGCCGCAGATCGCTACACCCCTGATGCCTACACTCGGCGCTGCCTTCGCGATCTTTGCGGCACTCACACTGGCCAGCGAGGCCAGTTACCTGCGCGCAGCAGAGGGGTTGGTGAGCGACGAGGCGGCCGCAGCCTCCCGCCTGGGGTGGGCGGCGACAAGTCCGCGAGTCCAGTCGGAGCCGATCCATGCGGCACTGCTGGATTACCTGCAGACCGCGCGTGTCAGAGAATGGGAGGGTGCGGCAGCGGCGTCCGGTGACGACCCGGCCACCGCTCGCGCGATCGCACGACTGGAGCGGAGCGTGCGCGCCGAGGCGGCCCGGCCAGAGCTGGGAACCCCGGCTAGCACGGAGCTGCTGGTGTCCCTGGACAGCGTCACCAGTAGTCGTCGCGCCCGGATTGCGGCCGCCTCGCGCGACGTTCCCGCGCTCTACGTCGTCACGCTTGTGGTCAGCGGACTGGCCTTGATCGTGAACGCCGGCGCACTGATCTTCCGCAGCAGCCTGCGAACGTCACTGCTCGTCGTGGGCGTTGCGAGTGTGGTCGGGCTGAGCCTGGCACTGCTCTTCGCACTCAGCGCGCCCTGGAGCGGACCGTTCATCGTGAGTGGGCATCCACTCGACGCCGTCATCGGTGACCTGAAGTCCGGCTTCTTCGGCCGCGGGCCGTAG
- a CDS encoding family 43 glycosylhydrolase produces MTRSEDGTHVGRRSMLAGIAGSLGVAALPMGTATAQALPAKAASTKRHPSNWPALEPYGLADTRKDLWPREDNSFVLPLELRPRDKELGRVWMRDTYVNCFVVDGRPLYVATGTTRVPGLTAAAPWNDGLFVWTAPSLRGPWRLADTTGIRPGAERGKVWSPEFVEENRPGRTVVAPWQEYWYDDAFGKRGEAWAPELHYFHGKWYLVACMGDHSRKVGSFLLVSEGGVAGPYRLVEGNLDKPFGDSFIGGPSFIKPGAYHHIDGSLYTEGADAWLVLHNHVYAKFRKDMEDIVPTTNLPAFRQTPYTPEPYLEGAYVFKHGGKYYLVHAAWDRTSVNADGSTRAAYDPPGTGRTQYQYDAVVAVADRFEGPYSERWTAGVGAGHNNFFKDSDGGLWATFFRNPASGYWADPSRVGDAAVAGVVRLEWTGPKGNRLYIQRQA; encoded by the coding sequence ATGACCAGATCCGAGGACGGAACGCACGTGGGCCGACGGTCCATGCTGGCCGGGATCGCCGGTTCCCTAGGTGTGGCCGCACTCCCCATGGGCACCGCAACTGCCCAGGCGCTGCCTGCGAAGGCCGCGTCGACGAAGCGTCACCCGTCGAACTGGCCCGCCCTCGAACCGTACGGACTCGCCGACACCCGCAAGGACTTGTGGCCGCGCGAGGACAACTCCTTCGTCCTGCCCCTCGAGCTCCGTCCCCGCGACAAGGAGCTGGGTCGGGTCTGGATGCGCGACACCTACGTCAACTGCTTCGTCGTCGACGGCCGTCCGCTCTACGTCGCCACCGGCACCACCCGCGTGCCCGGCCTCACGGCCGCCGCTCCCTGGAACGACGGCCTCTTCGTATGGACGGCACCGTCCTTGCGCGGGCCGTGGCGGCTGGCCGACACCACCGGCATTCGGCCCGGCGCCGAGCGCGGAAAGGTGTGGTCGCCCGAGTTCGTCGAGGAGAACCGCCCCGGCCGCACGGTCGTCGCCCCGTGGCAGGAGTACTGGTACGACGACGCGTTCGGCAAGCGCGGCGAGGCGTGGGCGCCCGAGCTGCACTACTTCCACGGCAAGTGGTACCTCGTCGCGTGCATGGGCGACCACTCCCGGAAGGTCGGCTCGTTCCTGCTGGTGAGCGAGGGCGGGGTCGCGGGCCCGTACCGCCTCGTCGAGGGCAATCTCGACAAGCCCTTCGGTGACTCGTTCATCGGCGGGCCGTCGTTCATCAAACCCGGCGCGTACCACCACATCGACGGCAGCCTCTACACGGAAGGGGCCGACGCGTGGCTGGTGCTGCACAACCACGTCTACGCCAAGTTCCGCAAGGACATGGAGGACATCGTCCCGACGACGAACCTGCCGGCGTTCCGACAGACGCCGTACACGCCCGAGCCGTACCTCGAGGGCGCCTACGTCTTCAAGCACGGCGGCAAGTACTACCTGGTGCACGCCGCGTGGGACCGTACGTCGGTCAATGCCGACGGCAGCACCCGCGCTGCCTACGATCCGCCGGGCACCGGCCGGACGCAGTACCAGTACGACGCGGTCGTCGCCGTCGCGGACCGTTTCGAAGGTCCGTATTCCGAGCGTTGGACCGCGGGTGTGGGCGCCGGGCACAACAATTTCTTCAAGGACAGCGACGGTGGCCTGTGGGCGACCTTCTTCCGTAACCCGGCCAGCGGCTACTGGGCCGACCCGTCCCGTGTCGGCGATGCCGCGGTCGCCGGCGTCGTCCGCCTGGAGTGGACCGGACCGAAGGGCAACCGCCTGTACATACAGCGTCAGGCCTAG
- a CDS encoding sulfatase-like hydrolase/transferase produces MLFLMTDQHRVDTLGAYGNPHTYTPNLDRLAAEGTRFDSFYTPTAICTPARASLLTGAAPFRHKLLANYERNVGYLEDLSDGQFTFPEQLRAEGYNLGLVGKWHGGVRRTAADYGFEGPDLAGWHNPVDHPDYLAYLAENDLPPYRITDPVRGTTPNGSPGNLLAARLHQPVEATFEYYLATRTIEMLHRFAAQESHGDGAPFFLATHFFGPHLPYILPDAYYDMYDPSLVELPASVCETFEAKPTVQHNYSKLWAFDTMTPQESRKLIAVYWGYVTLIDEQIGRILDAMGELGLDERTAVFFTADHGEFTGAHRLHDKGPAMYEDIYRIPGLMKIPGAPHGQVREEFVSLTDCTATILDLANSKTEPAVDSRSLLPLVRGEHPQWDEHHLAEFHGHHFPYPQRMLRTRSHKLVINPESRNELYDLDADPDELHNRHDHPEMRDIRTALTRRLYDLLRERGDNFYHWMTPMYDVETDYDTTLSAFETDEFAAHTEAGSDARR; encoded by the coding sequence ATGCTCTTCCTGATGACCGACCAGCACCGGGTGGACACCCTGGGCGCGTATGGCAACCCGCACACGTACACCCCGAACCTCGACCGGCTCGCGGCTGAGGGCACCCGCTTCGACAGCTTCTACACCCCCACCGCGATCTGCACCCCGGCGCGCGCCAGCCTGCTCACCGGGGCGGCGCCGTTCCGGCACAAGCTGCTTGCCAACTACGAGCGGAACGTCGGCTATCTCGAGGACCTCTCCGACGGCCAGTTCACCTTCCCCGAGCAACTGCGCGCCGAGGGCTACAACCTGGGCCTAGTCGGCAAGTGGCACGGCGGTGTGCGGCGCACCGCCGCCGACTACGGCTTCGAGGGCCCCGACCTGGCCGGCTGGCACAACCCAGTGGACCACCCTGACTACCTCGCCTACCTGGCGGAGAACGACCTGCCCCCGTACCGCATCACGGACCCGGTGCGGGGCACCACGCCCAACGGCAGCCCCGGAAACCTCCTTGCCGCCCGCCTCCACCAGCCGGTCGAAGCCACCTTCGAGTACTACCTGGCCACGCGCACCATCGAGATGCTCCACCGCTTCGCCGCGCAGGAGAGCCACGGTGACGGCGCGCCGTTCTTCCTGGCCACCCACTTCTTCGGCCCGCACCTGCCGTACATCCTCCCGGACGCCTACTACGACATGTACGACCCCAGCCTGGTCGAACTACCCGCCTCGGTGTGCGAGACCTTCGAGGCGAAACCGACTGTCCAACACAATTACAGCAAGCTGTGGGCCTTCGACACCATGACGCCGCAGGAGTCGAGGAAGCTGATCGCCGTCTACTGGGGCTACGTCACGCTCATCGACGAGCAGATCGGCCGCATCCTCGACGCTATGGGGGAGTTGGGCCTGGATGAGAGGACAGCGGTCTTCTTCACCGCAGACCACGGCGAGTTCACCGGCGCCCACCGCCTGCACGACAAGGGGCCGGCGATGTACGAGGACATCTACCGCATCCCCGGGCTGATGAAGATACCCGGCGCCCCACACGGCCAGGTGCGCGAGGAGTTCGTCTCTCTCACCGACTGCACCGCCACCATCCTCGACCTGGCAAACAGCAAGACCGAGCCGGCCGTGGACAGCCGCAGCCTGCTGCCCCTCGTACGCGGCGAACACCCTCAGTGGGACGAGCATCACCTCGCTGAGTTCCACGGCCACCACTTCCCGTACCCGCAGCGGATGCTGCGCACCAGAAGCCACAAGCTGGTGATCAACCCCGAGTCCCGCAACGAGCTGTACGACCTCGACGCCGACCCCGACGAACTGCACAACCGCCATGACCATCCCGAGATGCGGGACATACGCACGGCACTGACCCGGCGGCTGTACGACCTGCTCCGCGAGCGAGGCGACAACTTCTACCACTGGATGACGCCGATGTACGACGTGGAGACGGACTACGACACCACTCTCTCCGCATTCGAAACCGACGAGTTCGCAGCGCACACCGAGGCCGGAAGCGATGCCCGACGGTGA
- a CDS encoding ROK family transcriptional regulator, whose protein sequence is MLSCMHEHDGPLTRLRRGHEQAVLELLRKHGPLSRAELGTRSGLSRTTLHDIVAEVVGNGSVVASTPHVEVRKRGRPVEKLSLNPAAGEAVGIDFARRAVHVAAVNFAHEVIGSASEAHAADLSWPERIDIAGRLLTSLATGSGSPVSSGAGSGSGAAGSGSGSADDGRRGRSGTVHLDALSAIGVGVVGPISDPGSENARAQGIDGLPDLLRKQFGVPVLLDNNTRLAALAEAVWGAAADASDVLYLRLSHGVGGGLVVGGALHRGRYGLSGEFGHITVDPVGRPCECGGTGCLETRASLDAVLCRYREAGGRADDLAGFLDDVAAGEPSALDVLERVGNDVGGVLAAVCHAVGPGVIVVGGELAGAGPALLEPVERALRQQLMPLARHHVDVRRATLGEAGSALGGIALVLHESPLLSHYPQPVSEENA, encoded by the coding sequence ATGCTGTCCTGCATGCACGAACACGACGGTCCGCTGACACGGCTCCGACGCGGCCATGAGCAAGCAGTTCTCGAGCTGCTTCGCAAGCACGGTCCGCTGAGCCGCGCCGAGTTGGGCACCCGCAGCGGGCTGTCCCGCACCACGCTCCACGACATCGTCGCCGAGGTGGTGGGCAATGGCTCCGTGGTCGCCAGCACACCGCACGTCGAGGTGCGCAAGCGCGGCCGTCCGGTGGAGAAACTCAGCCTCAACCCAGCCGCCGGCGAGGCAGTCGGCATCGACTTCGCGCGCCGTGCCGTGCACGTCGCGGCGGTCAACTTCGCCCACGAGGTGATTGGTTCGGCGAGCGAGGCGCACGCCGCGGACCTGTCCTGGCCCGAGCGGATCGACATCGCGGGACGTCTTCTCACCTCGTTGGCCACCGGATCGGGATCACCCGTGAGTTCTGGTGCTGGTTCCGGCTCTGGTGCTGCTGGTTCCGGCTCTGGTTCCGCGGACGACGGCCGACGTGGCCGGTCGGGCACCGTCCACCTCGACGCACTCAGCGCGATCGGCGTCGGCGTGGTCGGACCGATCAGCGACCCCGGCAGCGAGAACGCTCGTGCGCAGGGCATCGACGGCCTGCCGGACCTGCTGCGCAAACAGTTCGGCGTGCCGGTCCTCCTGGACAACAACACCCGACTCGCAGCGCTCGCCGAAGCCGTATGGGGTGCGGCGGCGGACGCCAGCGATGTGCTCTATCTGCGGTTGTCGCACGGCGTCGGCGGAGGCCTGGTCGTGGGCGGCGCGCTGCACCGCGGCAGATACGGCCTGTCCGGCGAGTTCGGGCACATCACCGTGGACCCCGTCGGCAGACCCTGCGAGTGCGGCGGGACCGGCTGTCTGGAGACGCGTGCCTCACTCGACGCGGTCCTGTGCCGCTACCGCGAAGCGGGGGGCCGGGCCGACGACCTCGCGGGGTTCCTCGACGACGTCGCTGCCGGCGAACCGTCCGCCCTGGACGTGCTGGAACGCGTCGGCAACGACGTCGGCGGGGTGCTGGCCGCGGTCTGTCATGCCGTCGGCCCGGGCGTCATCGTCGTCGGCGGCGAGCTGGCAGGGGCCGGCCCCGCTCTGCTCGAGCCGGTCGAACGGGCCTTGCGGCAGCAGCTGATGCCGCTGGCCCGCCATCACGTGGACGTACGGCGCGCGACGCTCGGCGAGGCGGGCAGCGCGCTGGGCGGCATCGCCCTCGTTCTCCATGAATCCCCCTTGCTCTCCCACTACCCGCAGCCCGTCTCCGAGGAGAACGCGTGA
- a CDS encoding ABC transporter permease yields MAVIAPVEKTVADARQQQPRRSRHRPLLLNAVAVAAGIAVWGVVAALGLVDNLPTPTAVAQKAGTMISDGTLASDTFASLRRVFLGYALGVAVAVPVGFLMGWYPTVRALIEPYIQFFRTIPPLALIPLAVVLLGIGEVPKIAVIFLASFMSCVLSSFQGVIDVDKTLINAARVLGASDRTIFAKVVVPASTPFILVGMRIGLGASWATVVAAELIGAQEGLGYRMQKASTWFEMDAIFVSLITIGLLGLVMDRLLLLAERRLTGWQERR; encoded by the coding sequence ATGGCCGTGATCGCTCCTGTCGAGAAGACCGTCGCCGATGCGCGGCAGCAGCAACCGCGCCGTTCCCGGCACCGGCCCCTGCTCCTCAACGCCGTCGCGGTGGCGGCAGGTATCGCCGTGTGGGGCGTCGTGGCCGCCCTGGGCCTGGTCGACAACCTGCCCACGCCGACGGCGGTCGCGCAGAAGGCCGGCACCATGATCTCCGACGGCACCCTGGCGTCCGATACGTTCGCCAGCCTGCGCCGGGTCTTCCTCGGCTACGCCCTCGGGGTGGCCGTGGCCGTGCCGGTCGGATTCCTCATGGGCTGGTACCCCACCGTGCGCGCCCTGATCGAGCCGTACATCCAGTTCTTCCGCACCATCCCGCCGCTCGCACTGATTCCGCTGGCGGTCGTACTGCTGGGGATCGGCGAGGTGCCGAAGATCGCCGTGATCTTCCTGGCCTCGTTCATGTCCTGCGTCCTCTCCTCCTTCCAGGGCGTCATCGACGTCGACAAGACCCTGATCAACGCGGCCCGGGTGCTCGGCGCCTCGGACCGCACCATCTTCGCCAAGGTCGTCGTCCCGGCCTCCACTCCGTTCATCCTCGTCGGCATGCGGATCGGGCTCGGCGCGTCCTGGGCCACGGTGGTCGCCGCCGAACTTATCGGCGCGCAGGAGGGGTTGGGCTACCGGATGCAGAAGGCGTCCACCTGGTTCGAAATGGACGCGATCTTCGTGTCCCTGATCACGATCGGCCTGCTCGGGCTCGTCATGGACCGGCTACTGCTGCTGGCCGAGCGACGCCTCACCGGCTGGCAGGAGCGGCGATGA
- a CDS encoding ABC transporter ATP-binding protein: MNSKIAFRDVVKTFPLKGAAFTALGGVSLDIADQEFVTVVGPSGCGKSTLMSMAAGLQEPDSGSVLVDGTPVSGPGPDRGVIFQQYALFPWLTVRQNVEFGLKLASVPPAERRRRTDQAIDLVGLSDFADALPKTLSGGMKQRCAIARAYAVDPQVLLMDEPFGALDALTRVQLQDQLLATWSQEKRTVLFITHDVDEAVYLASRVVVMAARPGRIHRVIDVDLPYPRTEEIRLSPEFRRIRNEVWTSVYHQEVPPQAA, from the coding sequence ATGAACAGCAAGATCGCTTTCCGCGACGTGGTGAAGACCTTCCCGCTGAAGGGCGCGGCCTTCACCGCGCTGGGCGGGGTGAGCCTGGACATCGCGGACCAGGAGTTCGTCACCGTCGTGGGCCCCTCCGGCTGCGGCAAGTCCACCCTGATGAGCATGGCCGCAGGGCTGCAGGAGCCCGACTCGGGCAGCGTCCTGGTCGACGGGACGCCGGTGTCCGGGCCCGGCCCCGACCGCGGGGTGATCTTCCAGCAGTACGCCCTGTTCCCCTGGCTGACCGTGCGGCAGAACGTGGAGTTCGGACTGAAGCTCGCCTCCGTGCCCCCTGCGGAGCGACGCAGGCGCACCGACCAGGCCATCGACCTCGTCGGCCTGAGCGACTTCGCCGACGCCCTGCCCAAGACGCTGTCCGGCGGCATGAAACAGCGCTGCGCCATCGCCCGTGCGTACGCGGTCGACCCACAAGTGCTGCTGATGGACGAGCCGTTCGGCGCGCTCGATGCCCTGACCCGGGTGCAGCTGCAGGACCAGCTGCTTGCGACCTGGAGCCAGGAAAAGCGCACCGTGCTGTTCATCACCCACGACGTGGACGAGGCCGTCTACCTCGCCAGCCGGGTCGTCGTCATGGCCGCCAGGCCCGGTCGCATCCACCGTGTCATCGACGTGGACCTGCCCTACCCCCGCACCGAGGAGATCCGACTCTCGCCCGAGTTCCGGCGTATCCGCAACGAGGTGTGGACCTCCGTGTACCACCAGGAAGTCCCGCCGCAGGCCGCCTGA
- a CDS encoding aliphatic sulfonate ABC transporter substrate-binding protein, producing MPRSTIRHAAVALPVAFMLSLTVSACSGNASEDNSTVRFGYIGDYNGASLLAIAEKQGLWKKAGLTAQVKSFNNGPVQIQALSAGDLDYGYIGPGAMWLPASGKAKVIAIDTLTYADRVIGQPGMTSMKDLKGKRVGVPEGTSGDMVLNIALEKAGMTAKDIDKVNMDPSTIVSAFSSGKIDGAGFFYPAIDTIKKKVPGTEEIASTKDTGDAFPTAFVAGNKVPEAKNSKVIKVLQQANDWRKQHPEETLTLTAKMLQVTEAQAKADASHVETLSTKDLAAKTKSGEVNQWLKKLGDFFVRNKQLDDNPDPAEYYTGDLYRQTYSK from the coding sequence ATGCCCAGAAGCACGATCAGGCACGCCGCCGTGGCGCTGCCCGTCGCGTTCATGCTCTCGCTCACCGTCAGCGCCTGCTCCGGCAACGCTTCCGAGGACAACAGCACGGTCCGATTCGGTTACATCGGTGACTACAACGGTGCCAGTCTGCTGGCGATCGCCGAGAAGCAGGGGCTGTGGAAGAAGGCGGGCCTGACCGCCCAGGTGAAGTCGTTCAACAACGGTCCGGTACAGATCCAGGCACTCAGCGCCGGCGACCTCGACTACGGCTACATCGGTCCCGGCGCGATGTGGCTGCCCGCCTCCGGCAAGGCCAAGGTCATCGCCATCGACACCCTCACGTACGCCGACCGGGTCATCGGCCAGCCCGGCATGACGTCCATGAAGGACCTCAAAGGCAAGCGAGTCGGTGTACCAGAGGGCACCTCCGGCGACATGGTCCTCAACATCGCCTTGGAGAAGGCCGGGATGACCGCGAAGGACATCGACAAGGTCAACATGGACCCGTCCACCATCGTCTCCGCCTTCTCCTCCGGAAAGATCGACGGTGCCGGCTTCTTCTACCCCGCCATCGACACCATCAAGAAGAAGGTCCCGGGCACCGAGGAGATAGCCAGCACCAAGGACACCGGGGACGCCTTCCCCACCGCGTTCGTCGCCGGCAACAAGGTGCCCGAGGCGAAGAACAGCAAGGTGATCAAGGTGCTGCAGCAAGCCAACGACTGGCGCAAGCAACACCCCGAAGAGACCCTCACGCTCACCGCCAAGATGCTCCAGGTCACCGAGGCCCAGGCCAAGGCCGACGCCTCTCACGTCGAGACCCTCTCCACCAAGGACCTGGCCGCAAAGACCAAGAGCGGCGAGGTGAACCAGTGGCTGAAGAAGCTGGGCGACTTCTTCGTCCGCAACAAGCAGCTCGACGACAACCCCGACCCCGCTGAGTACTACACCGGGGATCTCTACAGGCAGACATACAGCAAGTAG
- a CDS encoding PP2C family protein-serine/threonine phosphatase, whose protein sequence is MDEESVDRSEGFGERLLGLLLDRARLLPPQLIAPLIAEEVAGIGGRDVSILLQDYAQELLVPLPGRKLHVGQPEPMADSPAGRAFLSADVVEVPRVHGVRMYLPLLDGSDQVGVMALTLDAVGDDDRRLLRRLAGLVADMLVTKNAYTDQFFLARRREPMSLSAEIQWGLLPPLTMSVPQVAVAGILEPAYRVAGDSFDYALNDNILHAAVIDAMGHGLDAAAMATIAIGAYRHARRVFISLAEKYAFMDDAVTRQFGPDHFVTAQLMHVNIATGEMELVNAGHPAPLLIRDGRVVRQLESATTLPIGFGGEEPRIREHTLQPGDRVLCYTDGIIEEHVAGGELFGEQRLIRCVNRLGEELSQGMRADLLRLSHTLKRERGGRTSDDATLFMIEWHGGAADHLAVLD, encoded by the coding sequence ATGGACGAGGAGAGCGTGGACCGGTCGGAGGGTTTCGGCGAGCGGCTGCTCGGTCTGCTGCTGGACCGGGCGCGGCTGTTGCCCCCGCAGCTGATCGCCCCACTGATCGCGGAGGAGGTGGCCGGGATCGGCGGCCGTGACGTCTCCATCCTGCTCCAGGACTATGCGCAGGAGCTCCTGGTGCCTCTTCCGGGGAGGAAGCTGCACGTAGGCCAGCCCGAGCCGATGGCAGACTCCCCCGCCGGCCGGGCCTTCCTGAGCGCGGACGTTGTCGAAGTGCCGCGAGTCCATGGCGTCCGGATGTACCTGCCGCTGCTGGACGGCAGCGACCAGGTGGGTGTGATGGCCCTGACCCTGGACGCCGTCGGCGACGACGACCGGCGCCTGCTGCGCCGGCTCGCCGGCCTGGTGGCCGACATGCTGGTGACCAAGAACGCCTACACCGACCAGTTCTTCCTGGCCCGGCGCCGGGAGCCGATGAGCCTGTCCGCGGAGATCCAGTGGGGCCTGCTGCCGCCGCTGACGATGTCCGTGCCGCAGGTCGCGGTCGCCGGCATCCTGGAGCCCGCCTACCGCGTCGCCGGTGACAGCTTCGACTACGCCCTCAACGACAACATCCTGCACGCGGCCGTGATCGACGCGATGGGCCACGGCCTGGACGCGGCCGCGATGGCGACCATCGCCATCGGTGCCTACCGACATGCCCGGCGCGTGTTCATCAGTCTGGCCGAGAAGTACGCGTTCATGGACGACGCCGTTACTCGGCAGTTCGGTCCCGACCACTTCGTCACGGCGCAGCTGATGCACGTGAACATCGCCACCGGTGAGATGGAACTGGTCAACGCGGGCCACCCCGCGCCCCTGCTGATCCGCGACGGCAGGGTCGTGCGGCAACTGGAGAGCGCCACGACGCTGCCCATCGGCTTCGGCGGCGAGGAGCCCCGGATCAGAGAGCACACGCTCCAGCCAGGCGACCGGGTCCTGTGCTACACCGACGGCATCATCGAAGAACACGTCGCCGGCGGGGAGCTGTTCGGAGAGCAACGCCTCATCCGTTGCGTCAACCGCCTGGGCGAAGAACTCTCGCAGGGCATGCGGGCGGACCTGCTCCGGCTCTCCCACACACTGAAGAGAGAACGAGGCGGCCGCACCAGCGACGACGCCACCCTCTTCATGATCGAATGGCACGGAGGCGCCGCCGACCACCTCGCGGTCCTTGACTGA